A part of Corynebacterium lactis RW2-5 genomic DNA contains:
- a CDS encoding sensor histidine kinase → MLSSIVLRITDAIIHSKKRERKNSDSQPPVERVIEAIWTPLIIAVPGLLQWPLQMFVRTAPLEAVILDALGMLVGVAYMLSLAPLHRRVPIVDDERFRRKYPITSIYAAKKISAEEFLLLATFISILAACYYLDYPWPLGTNWTILTYCAIFAALFDRGAGEPGAFASSMLLTLTIVATLVPSFFFVAKASSVLYHPAPIAVYIFVSTGIGVMVQSQRSRMKDQIRRSQTEARFVENRVRQEISHELHDVVAHEVAGIVVLSQATKMVHASGTASPEYIDDALAKIEMASTRALASIRATVEDLRKSDTRREVKLTTSFPEIVEIIDKFKENRQVGRVNSVDDVVGVGDVATDAGVGAACSDGSGGAGPVIVDIDEKTREYLSPSRGLFSEDMGNTLYRVMSESLTNIYRHSPNSNVFISVRVGLLPKKMTEVFEEKPIDTSSVMGFSRDTFLAAHPEISQNVSYPRVELFVFDTGSNDSVDEPKSIGGGNGIGIENIRRNVRELGGVVYTGAYRPLAVRDTDARPGWLVFSTIPLKK, encoded by the coding sequence GTGCTGAGCAGTATTGTCCTCCGCATCACGGACGCGATTATTCACTCGAAGAAGAGGGAACGCAAAAACTCGGACTCCCAGCCACCGGTCGAGCGAGTCATTGAAGCCATCTGGACCCCGCTCATTATCGCCGTGCCCGGCCTTTTGCAGTGGCCGCTGCAAATGTTCGTCCGCACGGCGCCTTTGGAGGCCGTCATTCTGGACGCACTCGGCATGCTGGTCGGTGTTGCCTACATGCTCAGCTTAGCGCCACTGCACCGTCGCGTCCCCATCGTCGATGACGAACGCTTCCGCAGGAAATACCCCATCACCTCTATCTATGCGGCGAAGAAGATCAGCGCCGAAGAGTTCCTTCTCCTCGCAACGTTCATTTCCATCCTCGCCGCTTGCTACTACCTGGACTATCCCTGGCCGTTGGGGACCAACTGGACAATCCTGACCTACTGCGCCATTTTCGCCGCGCTCTTTGACCGAGGGGCCGGCGAGCCCGGGGCGTTCGCCAGCTCTATGCTGTTAACACTCACTATTGTGGCGACGCTCGTACCTTCGTTTTTCTTCGTCGCTAAAGCAAGTTCAGTTCTGTACCACCCGGCACCCATTGCCGTATATATCTTCGTCTCCACCGGTATCGGTGTCATGGTCCAATCCCAACGCTCCCGTATGAAGGACCAAATCCGTCGCAGTCAGACCGAGGCGCGTTTCGTTGAAAACCGCGTCCGCCAGGAAATTTCGCATGAGCTTCACGACGTCGTCGCCCACGAAGTTGCTGGAATTGTGGTGCTCAGCCAGGCTACGAAGATGGTGCATGCAAGCGGTACGGCCTCGCCGGAATATATTGACGATGCCCTTGCCAAGATTGAGATGGCGTCCACGCGCGCGTTGGCGTCGATACGCGCGACCGTGGAGGACCTGCGCAAGTCGGATACCCGCCGCGAGGTCAAGCTCACGACTTCTTTCCCGGAGATCGTCGAGATTATCGACAAGTTCAAGGAAAACCGGCAGGTGGGGCGGGTTAACTCCGTCGACGACGTTGTCGGTGTCGGCGATGTTGCGACGGACGCGGGTGTTGGTGCGGCGTGCTCGGACGGCTCGGGGGGCGCGGGCCCCGTGATTGTCGACATCGATGAGAAGACGCGCGAGTACCTAAGCCCCAGCCGAGGCCTATTCTCCGAGGATATGGGCAACACGCTCTACCGCGTCATGTCGGAGTCACTAACGAATATCTACCGGCACTCGCCGAACTCGAACGTGTTCATCAGCGTGCGCGTCGGCCTACTCCCGAAAAAGATGACCGAGGTGTTTGAGGAAAAGCCCATCGACACATCCAGCGTCATGGGCTTCAGCAGGGACACGTTCCTGGCGGCTCACCCCGAAATCAGCCAGAATGTTTCCTACCCCCGCGTGGAATTGTTCGTATTCGATACCGGGTCGAACGATTCCGTCGACGAACCGAAATCCATCGGCGGCGGAAACGGTATTGGAATTGAAAATATCCGCCGCAACGTGCGCGAACTGGGAGGAGTGGTCTACACCGGCGCGTACCGGCCCCTCGCGGTCCGAGATACCGATGCCCGCCCCGGGTGGCTCGTTTTTTCAACAATTCCGTTGAAGAAGTAA
- a CDS encoding YbaB/EbfC family nucleoid-associated protein has product MTQPDMNAILQQAQQMQAQLQAAQQEIVASTLVGEAGNGLVKVTMQGSGEVTDIAIDPKVVDPEDVDGLQDLVLAAFQDATSKVQALAEQKMGPLSQGFDGLGGMGF; this is encoded by the coding sequence ATGACTCAGCCAGATATGAACGCAATCCTGCAGCAGGCCCAGCAGATGCAGGCGCAGCTCCAGGCTGCGCAGCAGGAGATTGTCGCCTCCACTCTCGTGGGCGAGGCCGGCAATGGCCTGGTCAAGGTGACCATGCAGGGCTCCGGCGAGGTTACCGATATCGCCATCGACCCGAAGGTTGTCGACCCGGAGGACGTGGACGGCCTGCAGGACCTGGTCCTCGCCGCTTTCCAGGACGCCACCTCCAAGGTTCAGGCTCTCGCCGAGCAGAAGATGGGGCCGCTGTCACAGGGCTTCGACGGCCTCGGCGGCATGGGCTTCTAA
- the leuA gene encoding 2-isopropylmalate synthase has protein sequence MAPSDAFISAPSVISTPNGEIPADQPHWNKQRNSQMAFGRYEPYDVEVQDFQLPDRTWPNKRITKAPQWCAVDLRDGNQALIDPMSPERKRRMFELLVQMGYKEIEVGFPSASQTDYNFVREIIEKNMIPDDVTIQVLVQAREHLIRRTFEACAGAKNVIVHFYNSTSILQRDVVFRKDKDAIKKIATDAAELIKSIAVDYPDTNWRWEYSPESYTGTEVEYAKEVVDAVVDVMDPTPENPIIINLPSTVEMITPNVYADSIEWMDRNLNRRDSIILSLHPHNDRGTGIATAELGYMAGADRIEGCLFGNGERTGNVCLVTLGLNMLTQGVDPQIDFSDIDLIRRTVEYCNQLRVPERHPYGGDLVFTAFSGSHQDAVNKGLDAMASKVRPGASVKELSDDQLRGVTWEVPYLPIDPKDVGRSYEAVIRVNSQSGKGGVAYIMKTDHGMNLPRSMQVDFSSVVQAVTDAEGGEVNSKAIWDIFAGEYLDREAPLEQIALTVDAAQNESDATKIKAHIIYQGKEQTVEGIGNGPLAAYADALEKLGVVVNVQEYVQHARTAGDDAEAAAYVLAEVNGAKVWGCGIAGSITYASLKAVTSAVNRALV, from the coding sequence ATGGCACCCTCGGACGCATTCATCTCCGCACCCTCCGTCATCTCCACTCCCAACGGCGAAATCCCCGCAGACCAGCCACACTGGAACAAGCAGCGCAACTCCCAGATGGCATTCGGCCGCTACGAGCCTTACGACGTCGAGGTCCAAGACTTCCAACTGCCCGACCGCACCTGGCCGAACAAGCGCATCACCAAAGCCCCGCAGTGGTGCGCCGTCGACCTGCGCGACGGCAACCAGGCCCTGATCGACCCGATGAGCCCCGAGCGCAAGCGCCGCATGTTCGAACTGCTGGTGCAGATGGGCTACAAGGAGATTGAGGTCGGATTCCCCTCCGCGTCCCAGACGGATTACAACTTCGTCCGCGAGATTATCGAGAAAAACATGATTCCGGACGACGTCACCATCCAGGTCCTGGTCCAGGCGCGCGAGCACCTGATCCGCCGCACCTTCGAGGCCTGCGCCGGCGCGAAAAACGTCATCGTTCACTTCTACAACTCCACCTCGATTCTGCAGCGTGACGTGGTATTCCGGAAGGACAAGGACGCAATCAAGAAGATTGCCACGGACGCGGCGGAACTGATCAAGTCCATTGCCGTGGACTACCCCGACACCAACTGGCGCTGGGAGTACTCCCCAGAGTCCTACACCGGCACCGAGGTCGAGTACGCCAAGGAAGTTGTCGACGCCGTCGTTGATGTCATGGACCCGACCCCGGAGAACCCGATCATCATCAACCTGCCCTCCACGGTCGAGATGATCACCCCGAACGTCTACGCCGACTCGATTGAGTGGATGGACCGGAACTTGAACCGTCGCGATTCCATCATCCTGTCCCTGCACCCGCACAATGACCGCGGCACCGGCATCGCCACCGCCGAGCTAGGCTACATGGCCGGCGCCGACCGCATCGAGGGCTGCCTGTTCGGCAACGGCGAGCGCACCGGCAATGTCTGCCTGGTCACCCTCGGCCTGAACATGCTGACCCAGGGCGTCGACCCACAGATCGACTTCTCCGACATCGACCTGATTCGCCGCACCGTCGAGTACTGCAACCAGCTGCGCGTCCCGGAGCGCCACCCCTACGGCGGCGACCTGGTCTTCACCGCCTTCTCCGGTTCCCACCAGGACGCCGTGAACAAGGGCCTGGACGCCATGGCCTCGAAGGTGCGCCCGGGCGCCTCCGTCAAGGAGCTTTCCGACGACCAGTTGCGCGGCGTTACCTGGGAAGTTCCGTACCTGCCCATCGACCCGAAGGACGTCGGTCGATCCTACGAGGCGGTCATCCGCGTTAACTCGCAGTCCGGTAAGGGCGGCGTGGCGTACATCATGAAGACCGACCACGGCATGAACCTGCCGCGGTCCATGCAGGTCGACTTCTCCTCGGTCGTCCAGGCCGTTACCGACGCCGAGGGCGGCGAGGTCAACTCCAAGGCGATCTGGGACATCTTCGCAGGCGAATACCTGGATCGCGAGGCGCCGCTGGAGCAGATCGCCCTGACCGTCGACGCTGCGCAGAACGAGTCTGATGCGACCAAGATTAAGGCGCACATCATCTACCAGGGCAAGGAGCAGACCGTCGAAGGCATCGGTAACGGCCCGCTGGCCGCCTACGCCGACGCCCTGGAGAAGCTGGGCGTTGTCGTGAATGTACAGGAGTACGTCCAGCACGCCCGCACTGCCGGCGACGATGCCGAGGCCGCCGCGTACGTCCTCGCCGAGGTCAACGGTGCGAAGGTATGGGGCTGCGGCATTGCCGGTTCGATTACCTACGCTTCGCTGAAGGCCGTGACCAGCGCAGTCAACCGCGCGCTGGTCTAG
- a CDS encoding response regulator — protein sequence MPIRIIIADDQELVRTGFEMILNSQPDMEVVGTARDGMEALHLINEEKPDVALLDIRMPTIDGLEVCRRVAGSTNVVIVTTFEDDTYVEKALEYGARGFLLKDSGTALLIEAVRAAANNQALISPKITDILLNMAKSAEDRTPTPDPDLDMLSAREMQVAQLIAHGRTNAEIADTLDISLTTVKSHVSRIQNRLELRNRVEIAAKLWAAGVVE from the coding sequence ATGCCAATCCGCATCATCATCGCCGATGACCAGGAACTGGTCCGTACCGGCTTTGAGATGATTCTCAACTCGCAGCCGGACATGGAGGTCGTCGGCACTGCACGAGACGGCATGGAGGCCCTTCACCTCATCAACGAGGAAAAGCCCGACGTGGCACTGTTAGACATCCGTATGCCCACCATCGACGGGCTTGAGGTGTGCCGCCGCGTCGCAGGCTCCACCAACGTCGTCATTGTCACCACGTTCGAGGACGACACCTACGTGGAGAAGGCCCTCGAGTACGGCGCGCGCGGATTCCTGCTCAAGGACTCCGGCACCGCCCTGCTGATCGAGGCCGTGCGCGCCGCCGCGAACAACCAGGCGCTGATTTCCCCGAAGATTACCGACATCCTGCTGAACATGGCGAAGTCCGCCGAGGACCGCACTCCGACCCCGGACCCGGACCTGGACATGCTCTCTGCCCGCGAGATGCAGGTCGCGCAGCTGATTGCCCACGGCCGCACCAACGCCGAGATCGCCGATACGCTCGATATCTCCCTGACAACTGTGAAGTCGCACGTCTCCCGCATCCAGAACCGCCTCGAGCTGCGCAATCGCGTCGAGATCGCCGCGAAGCTCTGGGCTGCGGGCGTGGTCGAGTAA
- the recR gene encoding recombination mediator RecR, with translation MFEGPLQDLIDEFSRLPGIGPKSAQRIAFYLMKAEPEDIGRLQSALGRVREGVRFCRICGNISEADVCQYCADTRRDKGLICIVEEARDIQAIERTGEYNGRYHVLGGALDPLGGIGPNELNIRTLLQRIAGVLADVDNAPDSDSALSADASGEDLDEALAAKATGPEIHEVIIATDPNTEGEATATYLARLLRDFPDLTVTRLASGMPLGGDLEFVDELTLSRALTGRLKV, from the coding sequence TTGTTCGAAGGACCACTTCAGGACCTCATCGACGAGTTCTCCCGGCTTCCGGGCATCGGCCCGAAGAGCGCCCAGCGCATCGCCTTCTACCTGATGAAAGCGGAGCCGGAGGACATCGGTCGGCTGCAGTCGGCGCTCGGTCGTGTCCGCGAGGGCGTGCGCTTCTGCCGGATCTGCGGCAATATCTCCGAGGCCGACGTCTGCCAGTACTGCGCGGATACCCGCCGCGACAAGGGGCTGATCTGCATCGTCGAGGAGGCCCGCGATATCCAGGCCATCGAGCGCACCGGCGAATACAATGGCCGCTACCACGTGCTTGGCGGAGCCCTCGACCCGCTGGGCGGCATCGGCCCGAATGAGCTGAATATCCGTACGCTACTGCAGCGCATCGCAGGTGTGCTTGCCGACGTCGACAACGCCCCCGACTCCGACTCGGCCCTGTCGGCAGATGCCAGCGGGGAGGATCTCGACGAGGCGCTCGCCGCGAAGGCGACTGGCCCGGAGATTCATGAGGTCATTATCGCCACCGACCCTAACACGGAAGGTGAGGCGACGGCCACGTATCTCGCGCGGCTACTCCGGGATTTCCCGGATCTCACGGTGACCCGGCTGGCGTCGGGGATGCCTCTCGGCGGCGACCTGGAATTCGTTGACGAGCTGACGCTCTCGCGCGCCCTGACTGGGCGGCTTAAGGTCTAG
- a CDS encoding class C sortase: MGRHSNRTAAVKKKDVKEQGTSASGKKLNTNAIIALVLILVGLGVLLYPVVATQWNNVMQARAADEYSKLEQSVPPEVLHTAWDQAHQYNAELGDITAGDAWTTDDDENSPGYQRYRKYLSVLSETDAMGRIIIPSINSDLPIYHGTSEKSLTRGAGHLYGTDLPVGGIGDGEGRHSALSAHTGLQNATLWDNLVKVKKGDAFYIAAAGQKLKYEVHDVSVVDPSGTSRLRREPGQDLITLITCTPYGINTHRLLVTGHQVPMDPSDESVFESGGLQWQWWMWAIVAAAAVIVLLLILWLRKVFRAGKADSESDSDEAEA, from the coding sequence ATGGGTCGCCACAGCAACCGCACCGCCGCCGTAAAAAAGAAGGACGTTAAAGAGCAAGGAACGTCGGCAAGCGGAAAGAAACTCAACACCAACGCCATCATTGCGCTGGTGCTTATCCTCGTAGGGCTAGGCGTGCTGCTCTACCCCGTCGTGGCGACACAATGGAACAACGTCATGCAAGCGCGCGCGGCCGACGAGTACTCCAAATTGGAACAGTCCGTCCCACCCGAAGTGCTGCACACCGCGTGGGACCAGGCACACCAATATAACGCCGAACTGGGTGACATCACCGCCGGCGACGCATGGACCACCGACGACGATGAAAACTCCCCTGGTTACCAGCGCTACCGGAAATACCTGTCGGTACTGAGCGAAACCGACGCCATGGGGCGCATCATCATCCCCTCAATTAACTCCGACCTGCCGATTTACCACGGCACCTCCGAAAAGTCGCTCACTCGTGGTGCAGGCCACCTCTACGGGACCGACCTACCAGTTGGCGGCATCGGAGACGGCGAGGGACGACACTCCGCGCTGTCCGCGCACACCGGACTACAAAACGCCACCCTGTGGGACAACCTGGTCAAGGTCAAAAAAGGCGATGCCTTCTATATTGCCGCTGCCGGACAGAAATTGAAGTACGAGGTACACGACGTCAGCGTCGTCGACCCCTCCGGCACCTCGCGGCTGCGCCGCGAACCCGGACAAGACCTGATTACCCTAATTACCTGCACCCCATACGGCATTAATACGCACCGACTGCTGGTCACAGGCCATCAAGTGCCGATGGACCCATCCGACGAGAGCGTCTTCGAATCCGGCGGCCTGCAGTGGCAGTGGTGGATGTGGGCCATCGTTGCCGCCGCAGCTGTGATCGTGCTGCTGCTCATACTGTGGCTGCGCAAAGTCTTCCGTGCCGGGAAGGCGGACTCGGAATCGGACTCCGACGAGGCGGAGGCGTAG
- a CDS encoding PLD nuclease N-terminal domain-containing protein codes for MIGADALVAASADTSGFTTLIGGFGLVAIALLVIAQIVLFVAALFSVVRSENYGSGGKALWALACFAFPLLGPILWFAVGKNSSM; via the coding sequence ATGATTGGCGCAGACGCCTTAGTCGCCGCTTCGGCGGATACCAGCGGCTTTACTACTCTTATTGGCGGCTTCGGGCTCGTGGCAATTGCCCTACTTGTCATCGCCCAGATTGTCCTTTTTGTTGCGGCCTTGTTCAGCGTTGTGCGCAGCGAGAATTACGGCAGCGGCGGCAAGGCGCTGTGGGCGTTGGCGTGTTTCGCTTTCCCGCTGCTCGGGCCGATTCTGTGGTTCGCCGTGGGCAAGAACTCATCGATGTAA
- a CDS encoding MurT ligase domain-containing protein, producing the protein MDQGTSRTPGGLIARLRATLATTAAKGATWASRASGRGAGGMIGGLIAQKIDPRIMASLGKGRPAAIITGTNGKSTTTRMFAAAMRAAGHTVATNEGGDNMDAGVISALLATPNADSLVLEVDELHVAHIAADLKPKVIVLLNLSRDQLDRVGEINKIEGSLRAAVDANPQATIIANCDDPLITSAAWDAKNVVWVSAGGGWTNDATSSPRTGGPIIHDGEHWYAVKPLADGSRFERPTPSWRISDEGVATPFGVTHPLNLTLPGNANRGNATLAIAGAVEMGADATDALAATEKVDNVAGRYSTVVVRDSRGAEKHVRMLLAKNPAGWQEALSMVDRTADAVVIAVNGHVADGEDLSWLWDVRFEDFDGMDVIAAGERGTDLAVRLLYASIDAELIANPLDAIKATASRGAEDPSASTRVEVLANYTAFRDLKRDIERVQEDK; encoded by the coding sequence ATGGACCAAGGCACTTCACGCACACCCGGCGGGCTGATCGCCCGCCTGCGAGCAACCCTGGCAACAACCGCCGCAAAGGGAGCGACCTGGGCATCCCGGGCGTCGGGACGCGGAGCCGGCGGCATGATTGGTGGGCTCATCGCGCAGAAGATTGACCCGCGCATCATGGCGTCGCTGGGCAAGGGGCGCCCCGCCGCAATCATTACCGGCACCAACGGAAAGTCCACCACGACCCGCATGTTCGCCGCAGCGATGCGTGCTGCGGGGCACACGGTCGCGACGAATGAGGGCGGCGACAACATGGACGCGGGCGTCATCTCGGCGCTGCTGGCTACCCCAAACGCGGACAGCCTGGTGCTGGAAGTCGATGAGCTGCACGTCGCGCACATCGCGGCGGACCTGAAGCCGAAGGTCATCGTGCTGCTGAACCTGTCGCGCGACCAGCTGGACCGAGTCGGAGAGATCAACAAGATTGAGGGCTCGCTGCGCGCGGCAGTAGACGCGAACCCGCAGGCTACGATCATCGCCAACTGCGACGACCCGCTGATCACCTCCGCGGCGTGGGACGCAAAGAACGTCGTGTGGGTCTCCGCGGGCGGCGGCTGGACCAACGATGCCACCAGCTCCCCACGCACCGGCGGCCCCATCATCCACGATGGCGAGCACTGGTACGCCGTCAAACCGCTTGCCGACGGCTCCCGCTTCGAACGCCCCACCCCCTCCTGGCGTATCTCCGATGAGGGCGTGGCGACCCCGTTCGGCGTCACGCACCCGCTGAACCTGACGCTGCCGGGCAATGCCAACCGCGGCAACGCCACCCTCGCCATCGCCGGCGCCGTGGAAATGGGCGCAGACGCCACCGATGCCCTGGCGGCGACCGAGAAGGTCGATAACGTCGCCGGACGCTACTCCACCGTAGTCGTCCGAGACAGCAGGGGTGCCGAGAAGCACGTGCGCATGCTGCTGGCGAAGAACCCCGCCGGATGGCAGGAGGCCCTGTCCATGGTGGACCGCACCGCGGACGCGGTAGTCATCGCCGTCAATGGGCACGTCGCCGACGGCGAGGACCTGTCCTGGCTCTGGGACGTCCGCTTCGAGGACTTCGACGGCATGGACGTCATTGCCGCAGGCGAGCGCGGCACGGACCTCGCCGTACGCCTGCTCTACGCCAGCATCGACGCCGAGCTGATCGCCAACCCCCTCGATGCCATCAAGGCGACGGCGTCGCGGGGCGCGGAAGACCCGTCGGCAAGCACACGTGTGGAGGTGCTGGCGAACTACACCGCCTTCCGCGACCTCAAGCGGGACATCGAGCGAGTACAGGAGGACAAGTAA
- a CDS encoding exonuclease domain-containing protein, with amino-acid sequence MTDSAHEERNSPRPAKGRNRRRRGRRRAHRLPTSTPPHAPETAVGGAAGAATTDTTATPATTDATKAAAQHKQFSSAEEAPYAIVAIQATGIHPKSARMVSLGVSTADRAGNIVDTWHVVIDPTEDPGPTHLHGLQPSDFDGAPRFGVIQSKLAHALDGRTLIAHNAPMVWGFIVAEAKRARRQANRERGSRSKRGRGRRTRSRAGRIPAPTTIVDTLATARRQGVALEDTRLRGVARAYGLEVPSPVASAAGIEVPERVRTLEDVTTTLQLFLAQGGLSDAPTSADAPPARPIASMATDDLREDRVGLQRSSVRVDAMEAPRPVENPGRYAPGGKLSPGMEFVVAPEVTMDPDRLIAAGVRAGLAYSEKVTRESSLLVCNRPANVTPAELTGKAMHAHRKEIPLVSDEAFLRLVTELEESK; translated from the coding sequence ATGACTGACTCGGCGCACGAAGAGCGCAATTCCCCCCGCCCCGCCAAGGGCCGCAACCGCAGGCGCAGGGGTCGCCGCCGTGCACACCGCTTGCCGACGTCAACACCTCCCCACGCCCCCGAAACCGCAGTTGGCGGGGCCGCGGGCGCCGCAACCACCGACACCACCGCAACGCCCGCAACTACCGACGCAACAAAGGCTGCTGCCCAGCACAAGCAGTTCTCATCTGCGGAAGAAGCCCCCTACGCCATCGTCGCGATTCAGGCGACGGGCATCCACCCGAAGTCCGCGCGCATGGTCAGCCTCGGCGTTTCGACCGCCGACCGCGCGGGCAACATCGTCGACACGTGGCACGTCGTCATCGACCCCACCGAGGACCCGGGCCCGACGCACCTCCATGGTCTCCAGCCGAGCGACTTCGACGGCGCACCGCGATTCGGCGTCATCCAGTCGAAGTTGGCGCACGCCCTCGACGGCAGAACCCTGATCGCTCATAATGCGCCGATGGTCTGGGGTTTTATCGTGGCTGAGGCCAAGAGGGCACGTCGGCAAGCCAACCGAGAGCGGGGTTCCCGCAGCAAGCGCGGGCGCGGACGGCGGACCAGGTCGCGCGCGGGCCGCATCCCGGCGCCGACGACTATCGTGGATACGCTCGCGACGGCGCGGCGCCAGGGCGTCGCACTCGAGGACACTCGCCTGCGCGGGGTGGCGCGCGCGTACGGGCTGGAGGTGCCTTCGCCGGTCGCGTCGGCTGCGGGCATCGAGGTCCCGGAGCGCGTCCGCACGCTCGAGGATGTCACCACCACGCTGCAGCTTTTCCTCGCGCAGGGCGGGCTTTCCGACGCCCCCACCAGCGCCGACGCTCCCCCAGCACGGCCGATTGCGTCCATGGCGACGGACGATCTCCGGGAGGACCGGGTCGGCCTGCAGCGTTCCTCCGTGCGTGTCGATGCCATGGAGGCGCCGCGTCCGGTGGAGAATCCGGGGCGCTACGCTCCGGGTGGGAAGTTGTCGCCGGGGATGGAATTCGTTGTCGCCCCGGAGGTCACAATGGACCCGGACCGCCTGATCGCCGCCGGTGTCCGCGCTGGTCTGGCGTATTCGGAGAAGGTCACTCGCGAGTCTTCGCTATTAGTGTGCAACCGGCCTGCGAATGTCACTCCTGCGGAGCTGACGGGCAAGGCGATGCACGCGCATCGCAAGGAGATTCCGCTGGTGTCCGACGAGGCCTTCCTGCGCTTGGTCACCGAGCTGGAAGAGTCCAAGTAG
- a CDS encoding endonuclease domain-containing protein, translating to MRKAYRAGKLLKVGHGRYVSEQRWEGLRWGNRLVTKVLGMVDEASAGVITGAGALALHGAWVLLRGACVGVAGGGQNFAGQRMFRRLRCEIDPEDVTIIAGRRVARLAKAVLDECKMRSRKPAHTRRDRERLQSWRLDALRAAYIAVEGALRHGATREELARTAARYPRQHGLRLFRRALEVCHGRCETPGEVLTKVALLDAGLQFHEQAEIFAPGTDTEPPTFIARVDFLIPSAQLIVEFDGRLKYSRSRVAPTNAEQSQIITDEIYRERALREVGYDVIRVSWDDVDGFPISCLPTLTSTVTARLRILGNSAVRVRGIVKNAGPQIG from the coding sequence ATGCGCAAGGCGTACAGGGCGGGAAAATTACTCAAAGTCGGGCATGGGCGTTATGTCAGCGAGCAGCGGTGGGAAGGTCTGCGGTGGGGAAATCGCCTGGTCACGAAGGTGCTCGGGATGGTCGACGAGGCGTCGGCAGGCGTGATTACGGGTGCGGGGGCGCTGGCGCTGCACGGGGCCTGGGTGCTGCTTCGGGGTGCGTGCGTGGGTGTCGCCGGTGGTGGTCAGAACTTCGCGGGGCAGCGGATGTTTCGGCGCCTGCGCTGTGAGATCGACCCCGAGGACGTCACTATTATCGCAGGTAGGCGCGTTGCTCGCCTGGCTAAAGCGGTGCTCGACGAATGCAAGATGCGTTCGCGCAAGCCCGCGCATACCAGGCGCGACCGCGAAAGACTGCAATCGTGGAGGTTAGACGCCCTGCGCGCCGCCTACATAGCAGTCGAGGGAGCCTTGAGGCACGGCGCCACCCGGGAGGAGCTCGCTCGCACCGCCGCGAGGTACCCGCGTCAGCACGGCCTTCGCCTATTCCGCCGCGCGCTCGAGGTTTGCCACGGCCGCTGCGAAACTCCCGGCGAGGTACTGACAAAGGTCGCGCTCCTCGACGCCGGCTTGCAATTCCACGAGCAGGCCGAAATCTTCGCCCCCGGGACTGACACCGAGCCGCCCACATTCATCGCGCGCGTCGACTTCCTCATCCCGTCCGCGCAGCTCATCGTCGAATTCGACGGCCGCCTGAAGTACAGCCGCAGCCGCGTCGCACCCACCAACGCCGAGCAATCGCAGATCATCACCGACGAAATCTATCGCGAGCGCGCGCTCCGCGAGGTCGGCTATGACGTCATTCGCGTCAGCTGGGACGATGTGGATGGTTTCCCCATCTCCTGCTTGCCGACGCTCACTTCCACCGTTACCGCCCGCCTCCGCATCCTGGGTAATTCGGCGGTCCGAGTGCGGGGAATTGTTAAGAATGCGGGGCCGCAGATCGGGTGA
- a CDS encoding type 1 glutamine amidotransferase — protein sequence MSDLSIGLILPDVLGTYGDDGNALVLRERARRRGIDAEIVLIKLGDAVPEGLDIYTVGGGEDVAQTIAVEHLIADGGIARAAAAGKQILAICAGFQIFGTTFRAGGKEVAGLGLVDCATDSLPVRAIGEICTRPTSDLLSQPLTGFENHMGRTVLGADARPLGHVIRGIGNEGPEVTQEHSGITPGVDLEQLEATGGAEGAVQGSIVCTYLHGPVLARNPELADLLLARATGATPGTLEPLEIGVIDTLRQERIHSKPRPKSER from the coding sequence ATGAGTGACCTTTCGATCGGCCTAATCCTCCCGGACGTGCTGGGCACCTACGGTGACGACGGCAATGCGCTGGTGCTGCGCGAGCGCGCCCGCCGCCGCGGCATCGATGCGGAGATTGTCCTCATCAAGCTTGGCGACGCCGTGCCCGAAGGCCTTGATATTTACACCGTCGGCGGTGGCGAAGACGTAGCGCAGACAATCGCGGTGGAGCACCTGATCGCGGACGGCGGCATCGCCCGCGCCGCGGCGGCCGGAAAGCAAATTCTTGCCATCTGCGCCGGATTCCAGATCTTCGGCACCACCTTCCGCGCCGGCGGCAAGGAAGTCGCGGGCCTGGGCCTGGTGGACTGCGCGACCGATTCCCTGCCGGTGCGTGCGATTGGTGAGATTTGCACGCGACCGACCTCGGACCTTTTGAGCCAACCGCTGACCGGCTTCGAAAACCACATGGGCCGCACGGTGCTGGGCGCAGACGCGCGCCCACTCGGCCACGTCATCCGCGGCATCGGCAACGAAGGCCCCGAGGTCACCCAGGAGCACTCCGGCATCACTCCGGGAGTGGACCTTGAGCAGCTAGAGGCGACCGGCGGCGCGGAAGGTGCCGTCCAGGGCTCGATTGTGTGCACCTACCTGCACGGCCCCGTCCTGGCACGCAACCCTGAACTGGCGGACCTGCTGCTGGCGCGCGCTACGGGAGCTACTCCCGGAACCTTAGAGCCACTGGAGATCGGGGTGATTGATACGCTGCGCCAGGAGCGAATTCATTCGAAACCGCGGCCGAAGAGCGAACGCTAG